One window from the genome of Pseudomonas fluorescens encodes:
- the gbcB gene encoding glycine-betaine demethylase subunit GbcB yields the protein MSNNFLNPVTTQTWANGRHIVRCVKVIQETWDVRTFCFMADQPIMFFFKPGQFVTLELEIEGQPIMRSYTISSSPSVPYSFSVTIKRVPGGKVSNWLHDTLHEGQELAVHGPVGLFNAIDFPSPKVLYLSGGVGITPCMSMARWFYDTNANVDMTFIHSARSPKDIIYHRELEHMASRIDNFSLHLICEKHGLGEPWAGYRGYLNHKMLELMVPDFLEREVFCCGPTPYMTAVKRLLEAAGYDMKRYHEESFGATPPEARADAVEQAEQAADAPEVDAADLHLVEFTSSGKSIRVGPGETVHAAAAKLGMMIPKACGMGICGTCKVLKLGGEVEMDHNGGITEDDEAEGYILSCCSVPKGDVRIEF from the coding sequence ATGTCCAATAACTTCCTGAACCCGGTCACTACCCAGACCTGGGCCAATGGCCGACATATCGTACGTTGCGTCAAAGTCATCCAGGAAACCTGGGATGTGCGCACCTTCTGCTTCATGGCCGATCAGCCGATCATGTTCTTTTTCAAGCCGGGGCAATTCGTCACCCTGGAGCTGGAAATCGAAGGCCAGCCGATCATGCGCTCCTACACCATCTCCAGTTCGCCGTCGGTGCCCTACAGCTTCTCGGTCACCATCAAGCGCGTGCCGGGGGGCAAGGTCTCCAACTGGTTGCACGATACCCTGCATGAAGGCCAGGAGCTGGCGGTGCACGGGCCGGTGGGGTTGTTCAACGCCATCGATTTCCCGAGCCCGAAAGTCCTGTACCTGAGCGGTGGCGTGGGAATCACGCCGTGCATGTCCATGGCTCGCTGGTTCTACGACACCAACGCCAATGTCGACATGACCTTCATCCACAGCGCCCGGTCGCCCAAGGACATCATCTACCACCGCGAGCTGGAACACATGGCGTCGCGGATCGACAACTTCAGCCTGCACCTGATCTGTGAAAAGCATGGCCTGGGCGAGCCTTGGGCCGGGTATCGCGGTTACCTGAACCACAAGATGCTGGAATTGATGGTGCCCGACTTCCTCGAGCGCGAAGTGTTCTGTTGCGGCCCGACCCCGTACATGACCGCGGTCAAGCGCCTGCTGGAAGCGGCTGGCTACGACATGAAGCGTTACCACGAGGAATCCTTCGGCGCCACGCCACCGGAAGCCCGTGCCGACGCCGTGGAACAGGCCGAACAGGCGGCCGACGCGCCGGAAGTCGATGCGGCGGACCTGCACCTGGTGGAATTCACTTCCTCTGGCAAGAGCATCCGCGTGGGCCCGGGCGAAACCGTGCACGCCGCCGCCGCCAAGCTCGGCATGATGATCCCCAAGGCCTGCGGCATGGGCATCTGCGGTACCTGCAAGGTGCTGAAGCTGGGCGGGGAAGTGGAGATGGATCACAACGGCGGGATCACCGAGGACGACGAGGCCGAGGGCTACATCCTGTCGTGCTGCAGCGTGCCGAAGGGGGATGTGCGGATCGAATTCTGA
- a CDS encoding TraX family protein — protein sequence MSRRDGALDLLKWLALLSMVLDHLRYVGFSVDWLYVPGRLAFPWFCLAMAANLARRGASAAPWRYLGWLLLFSAVSEIPYRLFIPDPTTLNVMPTLVLGLLVARCWQTPTLEARCLAVMALLLAALFSSQLMFGFFGVLLPLAMLLVFKRPLYMALLPGLVCVAANQWRVLYGAAWLGDGVALWGLVACLIAPWLGQVLLRHAGRFHPPAMRRWAYGLYPAHFLLLLAVRQVAA from the coding sequence ATGAGCCGGCGTGACGGGGCCCTGGACCTGCTCAAGTGGTTGGCTCTTTTGTCGATGGTCCTCGATCATCTGCGATATGTCGGTTTTTCCGTCGATTGGCTCTATGTGCCGGGACGCTTGGCATTCCCGTGGTTCTGCCTGGCGATGGCGGCGAATCTGGCGCGCAGGGGTGCCAGCGCCGCTCCATGGCGGTACCTGGGCTGGCTGCTGCTATTCAGTGCCGTCAGCGAAATCCCCTACCGCTTGTTCATTCCTGATCCCACCACCCTGAATGTGATGCCAACCCTGGTGCTGGGATTGTTGGTGGCGCGCTGTTGGCAAACGCCCACCCTGGAGGCGCGATGCCTGGCGGTGATGGCGTTGCTGTTGGCGGCGCTGTTTTCGTCGCAGTTGATGTTCGGTTTCTTCGGTGTGCTGCTGCCGCTGGCGATGTTGCTGGTATTCAAGCGTCCCTTGTACATGGCGCTGTTGCCGGGGCTGGTCTGCGTGGCGGCCAACCAATGGCGAGTATTGTATGGCGCGGCGTGGTTGGGAGATGGGGTGGCGTTGTGGGGGCTGGTGGCTTGCCTGATCGCGCCATGGCTTGGGCAGGTGCTTTTGCGACATGCCGGTCGTTTTCATCCACCGGCGATGCGGCGCTGGGCCTATGGCCTTTATCCAGCGCATTTCCTGCTATTGCTCGCGGTTCGCCAGGTCGCTGCTTAA
- the gbcA gene encoding glycine-betaine demethylase subunit GbcA, whose translation MDTTTLSLGDPLEPARKATAQMLQERERTFSLPQPFYSDERLFDIDMQEIFQKEWLIAGMTCEIPAKGNYLTLQVGKNPIIVIRGADGVVHAFHNVCRHRGSRLCTSEKGKVAKLVCHYHQWTYELDGRLLFAGTEMGADFDMKQYGLKPVNVKTAGGYIFISLAENPPAIDDFLSTLNHYMEPYDMENTKVAVQTTLMEKANWKLVLENNRECYHCGGSHPELLKTLLEWDDVTDPRADQAFKDHVAASAAAWDAEKIPYAHASFGLRNRIVRMPLLKGTVSMTMDGKQGCAKLMGRIKNPDLGSMRILHLPHSWNHCMGDHIIVFTVWPISAQETMVTTKWLVHKDAVEGVDYDVARMRQVWDATNDQDRRLAEENQRGINSTAYQPGPYSKTYEFGVVNFVDWYSERMLNNLGAEPAPYLKGVPVQG comes from the coding sequence ATGGACACCACTACCCTGAGCCTGGGCGATCCGCTGGAACCCGCACGCAAGGCCACCGCGCAAATGCTGCAAGAGCGCGAGCGCACCTTCTCGCTGCCACAACCGTTCTACAGCGATGAGCGCCTGTTCGATATCGATATGCAGGAAATCTTCCAGAAGGAATGGTTGATCGCCGGCATGACCTGCGAGATCCCGGCCAAGGGCAACTACCTGACCCTGCAAGTCGGCAAGAACCCCATCATCGTGATTCGCGGTGCCGACGGTGTGGTCCACGCTTTCCACAACGTCTGCCGCCACCGCGGTTCGCGGCTGTGCACCAGCGAAAAGGGCAAGGTCGCCAAACTGGTCTGCCACTACCACCAGTGGACCTACGAGCTGGACGGTCGCCTGCTGTTCGCCGGCACCGAGATGGGCGCCGACTTCGACATGAAGCAGTACGGCCTCAAGCCTGTGAACGTGAAGACCGCGGGCGGCTACATCTTCATCAGCCTGGCCGAGAATCCGCCGGCCATCGATGATTTCCTGTCGACGCTGAACCACTACATGGAACCGTACGACATGGAAAACACCAAGGTGGCGGTGCAAACCACCTTGATGGAAAAGGCCAACTGGAAGCTGGTGCTGGAAAACAACCGCGAGTGCTACCACTGCGGCGGTTCGCACCCGGAATTGCTCAAGACCCTGCTGGAATGGGACGACGTCACCGACCCGCGGGCCGACCAGGCCTTCAAGGACCACGTGGCCGCCTCCGCCGCCGCCTGGGACGCCGAGAAGATCCCTTACGCCCACGCCAGCTTCGGCCTGCGCAACCGTATCGTGCGCATGCCGCTGCTCAAGGGCACCGTGTCGATGACCATGGACGGCAAGCAAGGCTGCGCCAAGCTGATGGGTCGCATCAAGAACCCGGATCTGGGCTCGATGCGCATCCTGCACCTGCCGCACTCGTGGAACCACTGCATGGGCGACCACATCATCGTGTTCACCGTGTGGCCGATCAGCGCCCAGGAAACCATGGTCACCACCAAGTGGCTGGTGCACAAGGACGCGGTCGAAGGCGTGGACTACGACGTCGCGCGCATGCGCCAGGTCTGGGACGCCACCAACGACCAGGACCGTCGCCTGGCCGAAGAAAACCAGCGCGGCATCAACTCCACCGCCTACCAGCCTGGCCCGTACTCCAAGACCTATGAGTTCGGCGTGGTGAACTTCGTGGACTGGTACAGCGAGCGCATGCTCAACAACCTCGGGGCCGAGCCAGCGCCGTACCTCAAGGGCGTTCCGGTCCAGGGCTAA
- a CDS encoding sarcosine oxidase subunit alpha produces MSQINRLSNGGRIDRNKVLSFTFNGQTYKGFEGDSLAAALLANGVDIIGRSFKYSRPRGIFAAGAEEPNAVLQIGATEATQIPNVRATQQALYQGLVATSTNGWPNVNNDMMGILGKVGGKLMPPGFYYKTFMYPQSFWMTYEKYIRKAAGLGRSPTENDPDTYDYMNRHCDVLIVGAGPAGLAAALAAARSGARVILADEQEEFGGSLLDSRESLDGKPATEWVASVVAELKSMPDVVLLPRATVNGYHDHNFLTIHERLTDHLGDRAPIGQVRQRINRVRAKRVVLATGACERPLVYGNNDVPGNMLAGAVSTYVRRYGVAPGKKLVLSTNNDHAYRVALDWFDAGLQVVAVADARSNPRGALVEEARAKGIRILTGSAVVEARGSKRVTGARVAAIDVRAHKVTSPGEWLDCDLVASSGGYSPVVHLASHLGGKPIWREDILGFVPGEAPQKRVCVGGVNGVYSLGDSLADGFEGGVRAASEAGFKAVEGVLPKALSRHEEPTLALFQVPHEKSTARAPKQFVDLQNDVTAAAIELATREGFESVEHVKRYTALGFGTDQGKLGNVNGLAIAARSLNVSIPQMGTTMFRPNYTPVTFGAVAGRHCGHIFEPVRFTALHAWHVKNGAEFEDVGQWKRPWYFPKNGEDMHAAVKRECKAVRDSVGLLDASTLGKIDIQGPDAREFLNRVYTNAWTKLDVGKARYGLMCKEDGMVFDDGVTACLADNHFLMTTTTGGAARVLQWLEIYHQTEWPDLKVYFTSVTDHWATMTLSGPNSRKLLSEVTDIDLDKDAFPFMTWKEGLVGGVPARVFRISFTGELSYEINVQADYAMGVLEQIVEAGKKYNLTPYGTETMHVLRAEKGFIIVGQDTDSSMTPDDLNMGWCVGRTKPFSWIGWRGMNREDCVREDRKQLVGLKPIDPNVWLPEGAQLVFNTKQAIPMTMVGHVTSSYAHNSLGYSFAMGVVKGGLKRMGERVFAPLADGSVIEAEIVSSVFFDPKGDRQNI; encoded by the coding sequence ATGAGCCAGATCAATCGCCTGTCCAACGGCGGACGGATCGACCGCAACAAAGTGCTGAGCTTCACCTTCAACGGCCAGACCTACAAAGGTTTCGAGGGCGATTCCCTGGCCGCTGCGCTGCTGGCCAACGGTGTCGACATCATCGGTCGCAGCTTCAAGTATTCCCGCCCGCGCGGCATCTTCGCCGCCGGTGCCGAAGAGCCGAACGCGGTGCTGCAGATCGGTGCCACCGAAGCCACGCAGATCCCTAACGTGCGCGCCACGCAACAGGCGCTGTACCAAGGTTTGGTCGCCACCAGCACCAACGGCTGGCCGAACGTGAACAACGACATGATGGGGATTCTCGGCAAGGTCGGCGGCAAGCTGATGCCGCCGGGTTTCTACTACAAAACCTTCATGTACCCGCAATCGTTCTGGATGACCTACGAGAAGTACATCCGCAAGGCCGCCGGCCTGGGCCGCTCGCCGACCGAGAACGATCCGGACACCTACGACTACATGAACCGTCACTGCGACGTGTTGATCGTCGGTGCTGGCCCTGCTGGTTTGGCCGCCGCACTGGCCGCGGCCCGCAGCGGTGCGCGCGTCATCCTGGCCGATGAGCAGGAAGAGTTCGGCGGCAGCCTGCTCGACTCCCGCGAGAGCCTGGACGGCAAGCCAGCGACCGAATGGGTAGCCTCTGTTGTCGCTGAACTCAAGTCGATGCCCGACGTGGTGCTGCTGCCTCGTGCCACGGTGAACGGTTACCACGACCATAACTTCCTGACCATCCACGAGCGCCTCACCGACCACCTCGGTGACCGCGCACCGATCGGCCAGGTTCGCCAGCGCATCAACCGCGTTCGCGCCAAGCGCGTGGTGCTGGCGACCGGCGCCTGCGAGCGCCCGCTGGTCTACGGCAACAACGACGTGCCGGGCAACATGCTGGCCGGTGCGGTGTCGACCTACGTGCGTCGCTACGGCGTGGCACCGGGCAAGAAACTGGTGCTGAGCACCAACAACGACCACGCCTATCGCGTCGCCCTGGACTGGTTCGACGCCGGTCTGCAAGTGGTGGCCGTGGCCGATGCGCGCAGCAACCCACGTGGCGCGCTGGTGGAAGAAGCCCGCGCCAAGGGCATCCGTATCCTCACCGGCAGCGCCGTGGTCGAGGCTCGTGGCAGCAAGCGTGTCACCGGGGCACGTGTTGCCGCGATCGACGTCCGCGCCCATAAAGTCACCAGCCCAGGCGAATGGCTGGACTGCGACCTGGTAGCCAGCTCCGGCGGCTACAGCCCGGTGGTCCACCTGGCTTCGCACCTGGGCGGCAAGCCGATCTGGCGTGAAGATATCCTCGGTTTCGTACCGGGCGAAGCACCGCAAAAACGTGTCTGCGTCGGCGGTGTGAACGGTGTCTACAGCCTCGGCGACAGCTTGGCCGACGGTTTCGAAGGCGGCGTGCGCGCGGCCAGCGAAGCCGGCTTCAAAGCGGTGGAGGGCGTATTGCCCAAAGCCCTGAGCCGTCATGAAGAGCCGACCCTGGCGCTGTTCCAGGTGCCTCACGAAAAATCCACCGCACGGGCGCCGAAGCAATTCGTCGACCTGCAGAACGACGTCACTGCCGCCGCCATCGAACTCGCCACCCGCGAAGGCTTCGAGTCGGTGGAACACGTCAAGCGCTACACCGCACTGGGCTTCGGTACCGACCAGGGCAAACTGGGCAACGTCAACGGCCTGGCCATCGCGGCCCGTTCGCTGAACGTGAGCATCCCGCAGATGGGCACCACCATGTTCCGTCCGAACTACACGCCGGTGACTTTCGGCGCGGTGGCTGGCCGGCACTGTGGGCACATCTTCGAGCCGGTGCGCTTCACCGCGCTGCATGCCTGGCATGTCAAGAATGGCGCTGAGTTCGAAGACGTCGGCCAATGGAAACGCCCTTGGTACTTCCCGAAGAACGGCGAAGACATGCACGCCGCGGTCAAGCGCGAATGCAAGGCGGTGCGTGACAGCGTCGGCCTGCTCGATGCCTCGACCCTGGGCAAGATCGACATCCAGGGCCCGGATGCCCGCGAGTTCCTCAACCGCGTCTACACCAACGCCTGGACCAAGCTCGACGTGGGCAAGGCCCGCTACGGCCTGATGTGCAAGGAAGACGGCATGGTCTTCGACGACGGCGTAACGGCCTGTCTGGCGGACAACCACTTCCTGATGACCACCACCACGGGCGGCGCGGCGCGCGTGCTGCAATGGCTGGAGATCTATCACCAGACCGAATGGCCGGACCTGAAGGTGTACTTCACCTCGGTCACCGACCACTGGGCGACGATGACCCTGTCGGGCCCCAACAGCCGCAAGCTGCTGAGCGAAGTCACCGACATCGACCTGGACAAGGACGCGTTCCCGTTCATGACCTGGAAGGAAGGCCTGGTGGGTGGCGTGCCGGCACGGGTGTTCCGGATCTCGTTCACCGGTGAACTGTCGTACGAAATCAACGTACAGGCCGACTACGCCATGGGCGTGCTCGAGCAGATCGTCGAGGCCGGGAAGAAATACAACCTGACCCCGTATGGCACCGAGACCATGCACGTACTGCGGGCCGAGAAGGGCTTCATCATCGTCGGCCAGGACACTGATAGCTCGATGACGCCGGACGACCTGAACATGGGCTGGTGTGTAGGCCGGACCAAACCGTTCTCGTGGATCGGCTGGCGTGGCATGAATCGCGAAGATTGCGTGCGTGAAGACCGCAAGCAACTGGTGGGTCTCAAGCCGATCGACCCGAATGTCTGGCTGCCGGAAGGTGCGCAACTGGTGTTCAACACCAAGCAGGCGATCCCGATGACCATGGTGGGTCACGTGACCTCCAGCTACGCCCACAACTCCCTGGGTTATTCATTTGCCATGGGTGTGGTCAAGGGCGGCCTCAAGCGGATGGGCGAGCGAGTGTTCGCGCCATTGGCTGATGGCAGCGTGATCGAGGCAGAGATCGTTTCTTCGGTGTTCTTCGATCCGAAGGGGGATCGGCAGAATATCTAA
- the glyA gene encoding serine hydroxymethyltransferase: protein MFSKQDQIQGYDDALLAAMNAEEQRQEDHIELIASENYTSKRVMEAQGSGLTNKYAEGYPGKRYYGGCEHVDKVEALAIERAKQLFGADYANVQPHSGSSANSAVYLALLQAGDTILGMSLAHGGHLTHGAKVSSSGKLYNAVQYGIDTTTGLIDYDEVERLAVEHKPKMIVAGFSAYSKTLDFPRFRQIADKVGALLFVDMAHVAGLVAAGLYPNPLPYADVVTTTTHKTLRGPRGGLILAKANEEIEKKLNAAVFPGAQGGPLMHVIAGKAVCFKEAAEPGFKAYQQQVIDNAQAMAGVFIKRGYDVVSGGTDNHLFLVSLIRQGLTGKDADAALGRAHITVNKNAVPNDPQSPFVTSGLRIGTPAVTTRGFKVTQCVTLAGWICDILDNLGDADVEANVAQQVAALCADFPVYR from the coding sequence ATGTTCAGCAAACAAGACCAAATTCAAGGCTACGATGATGCGCTGCTGGCGGCTATGAACGCCGAAGAGCAACGTCAGGAAGATCACATCGAGCTGATCGCGTCGGAGAACTACACCAGCAAGCGCGTGATGGAGGCCCAGGGCAGCGGCCTGACCAACAAGTACGCCGAAGGCTATCCGGGCAAGCGCTACTACGGTGGCTGCGAGCACGTCGACAAAGTCGAAGCCCTGGCCATCGAGCGCGCCAAGCAGTTGTTCGGTGCCGATTACGCCAACGTCCAGCCGCACTCCGGGTCTTCGGCCAACAGCGCCGTGTACCTGGCCCTGCTACAAGCCGGCGACACCATCCTGGGCATGAGCCTGGCCCATGGCGGTCACCTGACCCACGGTGCCAAGGTGTCGTCCTCGGGCAAGCTCTACAACGCGGTGCAATACGGCATCGACACCACCACCGGCCTGATCGACTACGACGAAGTCGAGCGCCTGGCGGTCGAGCACAAGCCGAAAATGATCGTGGCCGGTTTCTCCGCTTACTCCAAGACCCTGGATTTCCCACGTTTCCGTCAGATCGCCGACAAGGTCGGTGCCCTGCTGTTCGTCGACATGGCCCACGTGGCTGGCCTGGTTGCCGCCGGTCTGTACCCGAACCCGCTGCCGTACGCCGACGTGGTCACCACCACCACCCACAAGACCCTGCGCGGTCCGCGTGGTGGCCTGATCCTGGCCAAGGCCAACGAAGAAATCGAGAAGAAGCTCAACGCCGCGGTATTCCCCGGCGCCCAGGGCGGCCCGTTGATGCACGTGATCGCCGGCAAGGCGGTGTGCTTCAAGGAAGCGGCGGAGCCTGGCTTCAAGGCTTATCAGCAGCAAGTGATCGATAACGCCCAGGCCATGGCTGGCGTGTTCATCAAGCGCGGCTACGATGTAGTGTCCGGTGGTACCGATAACCACCTGTTCCTGGTCAGCCTGATCCGTCAGGGCCTGACCGGCAAGGATGCCGATGCTGCCCTGGGCCGCGCCCATATCACCGTCAACAAGAACGCCGTGCCGAACGACCCGCAATCGCCATTCGTGACGTCGGGCCTGCGCATCGGCACCCCGGCGGTGACCACCCGTGGCTTCAAGGTTACCCAGTGCGTCACGCTGGCCGGCTGGATCTGCGACATTCTCGACAACCTCGGCGATGCCGATGTCGAGGCCAATGTCGCACAGCAAGTGGCGGCCCTGTGCGCGGACTTCCCGGTTTATCGCTGA
- a CDS encoding sarcosine oxidase subunit gamma has translation MTAVNVYQQRPTTGAKAESSLHHADLASLVGKGRKNAGVTVREKKLLGHLTLRGDGHDPAFAAGVHKALGLELPGALAVIVKGETSLQWLGPDEWLLVVPTGEEFAAEQKLREALGDLHIQIVNVSGGQQLLELSGPNVRDVLMKSTSYDVHPSNFPVGKAVGTVFAKSQLVIRHTGEDTWELVIRRSFSDYWWLWLQDAAAEYGLSVQA, from the coding sequence ATGACCGCAGTCAACGTGTACCAACAACGCCCAACCACCGGGGCCAAGGCCGAGTCGTCGCTGCACCATGCCGACCTCGCCAGCCTGGTGGGCAAGGGTCGCAAGAACGCCGGTGTGACCGTGCGCGAGAAAAAACTCCTGGGCCACCTGACCCTCCGTGGCGATGGCCATGACCCGGCGTTCGCCGCGGGCGTGCACAAGGCCCTGGGCCTGGAATTGCCAGGCGCCCTGGCCGTCATCGTCAAGGGTGAAACCAGCCTGCAATGGCTCGGCCCGGATGAATGGCTGCTGGTGGTGCCCACTGGCGAAGAGTTCGCCGCCGAGCAGAAACTGCGTGAAGCCCTGGGCGACCTGCACATCCAGATCGTCAACGTCAGCGGCGGTCAGCAGCTGCTCGAGCTGTCCGGCCCGAACGTGCGCGACGTGCTGATGAAATCCACCAGCTACGATGTACACCCAAGCAACTTCCCGGTGGGCAAGGCCGTGGGTACGGTGTTCGCCAAGTCGCAACTGGTGATCCGCCACACGGGCGAAGACACCTGGGAGCTGGTGATTCGCCGCAGCTTCTCCGATTACTGGTGGCTGTGGTTGCAGGATGCCGCGGCTGAGTATGGGTTGAGCGTGCAGGCCTGA
- a CDS encoding sarcosine oxidase subunit delta: MLHIFCPHCGELRSEEEFHASGQAHIPRPLDPNTCTDEEWGDYMFFRDNPRGLHHELWDHVAGCRQYFNVTRDTVTYEILETYKIGQKPQFTDKADSPKAAAQALGEKV, from the coding sequence ATGTTGCACATCTTCTGTCCTCACTGCGGCGAACTGCGCTCCGAAGAGGAATTCCACGCATCCGGCCAGGCGCATATCCCGCGTCCGCTGGATCCGAACACCTGCACCGACGAGGAGTGGGGCGACTACATGTTCTTCCGTGACAACCCGCGCGGGTTGCACCATGAACTGTGGGACCACGTTGCCGGTTGCCGCCAGTACTTCAACGTGACCCGTGACACCGTGACCTACGAGATTCTCGAAACCTACAAGATCGGCCAAAAGCCGCAGTTCACCGACAAGGCTGACAGTCCGAAAGCGGCTGCACAGGCTCTGGGAGAGAAGGTATGA
- a CDS encoding low specificity L-threonine aldolase, producing MTDKSQQFASDNYSGICPEAWAAMEEANQGHQRAYGDDEWTHRAADDFRALFETDCEVFFAFNGTAANSLALSSLCQSYHSVICSETAHVETDECGAPEFFSNGSKLLLARTENGKLTPEAIREIALKRQDIHYPKPRVVTLTQATEVGSVYTPDEIRAISVTCKELGLNLHMDGARFSNACAFLGCSPADLTWKVGVDVLCFGGTKNGMAVGEAILFFNHDLAVDFDYRCKQAGQLASKMRFLSAPWVGLLQNDAWLKHARHANHCAQLLAELVNDIPGVELMFPVQANGVFLQLSEPAIAALTAKGWRFYTFIGKGGARFMCSWDTEEARVRELAADIREVMSL from the coding sequence ATGACCGACAAGAGTCAACAGTTTGCCAGCGACAACTATTCCGGCATTTGCCCCGAAGCCTGGGCCGCCATGGAAGAAGCCAACCAGGGTCATCAACGTGCCTACGGCGACGATGAGTGGACCCACCGCGCGGCGGACGATTTCCGGGCCTTGTTCGAAACCGACTGCGAAGTGTTCTTCGCGTTCAACGGCACGGCGGCCAACTCCCTGGCCCTGTCCTCGCTGTGCCAGAGTTATCACAGCGTGATCTGCTCGGAAACCGCCCACGTCGAAACCGACGAATGCGGTGCACCGGAGTTCTTCTCCAACGGCTCCAAGCTGCTGCTGGCACGTACTGAAAACGGCAAGCTGACCCCCGAGGCGATCCGCGAGATCGCCCTCAAGCGCCAGGACATCCACTACCCCAAGCCTCGGGTCGTCACCCTGACCCAAGCCACGGAAGTCGGCAGCGTCTACACGCCGGATGAAATCCGCGCCATCAGCGTCACCTGCAAGGAACTGGGGCTGAACCTGCACATGGACGGCGCGCGCTTTTCCAACGCCTGCGCCTTCCTCGGCTGCTCCCCGGCGGACCTGACCTGGAAGGTCGGCGTGGACGTGCTGTGCTTTGGCGGCACCAAGAACGGCATGGCGGTGGGCGAGGCGATCCTGTTCTTCAACCATGACCTGGCCGTGGATTTCGACTACCGCTGCAAACAGGCCGGGCAACTGGCGTCGAAAATGCGCTTCCTGTCGGCGCCCTGGGTCGGCCTGCTGCAAAACGACGCCTGGCTCAAACACGCCCGCCACGCCAACCACTGCGCCCAATTGCTGGCAGAACTGGTCAACGACATTCCCGGCGTGGAACTGATGTTCCCGGTCCAGGCCAACGGCGTTTTCCTGCAACTGTCGGAACCGGCCATCGCCGCGCTGACCGCCAAGGGCTGGCGCTTCTACACCTTCATCGGCAAGGGCGGCGCACGGTTCATGTGCTCGTGGGACACCGAAGAAGCGCGGGTGCGGGAATTGGCGGCGGATATTCGGGAAGTGATGAGCCTTTAA
- a CDS encoding sarcosine oxidase subunit beta, giving the protein MQRYSGFGLFKHSLSHHENWQRMWRTPTPKKVYDVVIVGGGGHGLATAYYLAKEHGITNVAVVEKGWLGGGNTARNTTIVRSNYLWDESAHLYEHAMKLWEGLSQDLNYNVMFSQRGVYNLCHTLQDIRDSERRVSANRLNGVDGELLNAKQVADEIPYLDCSKNTRYPVMGATVQRRGGVARHDAVAWGFARAADALGVDLIQQTEVIGFRKENGVCIGVETNKGFIGAKRVGVVTAGNSGHMAKLAGFRLPIESHPLQALVSEPIKPIIDSVIMSNAVHGYISQSDKGDLVIGAGIDGYNGYGQRGSYPVIEHTVQAIVEMFPVLSRVRMNRQWGGIVDTTPDACPIISKTPVPNMFFNCGWGTGGFKATPGSGNVFAASLAKGEMHPLAAPFSIDRFHNGALIDEHGAAAVAH; this is encoded by the coding sequence ATGCAACGCTATTCGGGCTTCGGCCTCTTCAAACACTCACTCAGCCATCACGAAAACTGGCAGCGGATGTGGCGCACGCCGACCCCGAAAAAGGTCTACGACGTGGTCATCGTCGGCGGTGGCGGGCATGGTCTGGCGACCGCCTACTACCTGGCCAAGGAACACGGCATCACCAACGTGGCGGTGGTCGAGAAGGGCTGGTTGGGCGGCGGTAACACCGCGCGCAACACCACCATCGTGCGCTCCAACTACTTGTGGGACGAATCGGCCCACCTGTACGAACACGCGATGAAACTCTGGGAAGGCCTGTCCCAGGACCTGAACTACAACGTGATGTTCTCCCAGCGTGGCGTCTACAACCTGTGCCACACCCTGCAGGACATCCGTGATTCCGAGCGTCGCGTCAGCGCCAACCGCCTCAACGGCGTGGATGGCGAGCTGCTCAACGCCAAGCAAGTGGCCGACGAGATCCCGTACCTGGATTGCTCGAAAAACACCCGCTACCCGGTGATGGGCGCCACCGTCCAGCGTCGCGGCGGCGTGGCCCGTCACGATGCCGTGGCCTGGGGCTTTGCCCGGGCGGCGGACGCGTTGGGCGTGGACTTGATCCAGCAGACCGAAGTGATCGGTTTCCGCAAGGAAAACGGCGTGTGCATCGGCGTGGAAACCAACAAGGGCTTCATCGGCGCCAAGCGCGTCGGCGTGGTGACCGCCGGTAACTCCGGGCACATGGCCAAGCTCGCGGGCTTCCGCCTGCCGATCGAATCCCATCCGCTGCAAGCGTTGGTGTCCGAGCCGATCAAGCCGATCATCGACAGCGTGATCATGTCCAACGCCGTGCACGGCTACATCAGCCAGTCCGACAAGGGCGACCTGGTGATCGGTGCCGGTATCGACGGCTACAACGGCTACGGCCAGCGTGGCTCGTACCCGGTGATCGAGCACACGGTCCAGGCCATCGTCGAGATGTTCCCGGTGTTGTCCCGCGTACGCATGAACCGCCAGTGGGGCGGTATCGTCGACACCACGCCAGATGCCTGCCCGATCATCTCCAAGACCCCGGTGCCGAACATGTTCTTCAACTGCGGTTGGGGCACCGGCGGCTTCAAGGCCACTCCGGGTTCAGGCAACGTCTTCGCTGCAAGCCTGGCCAAGGGTGAAATGCACCCGCTGGCCGCGCCGTTTTCCATCGACCGTTTCCACAACGGCGCACTGATCGACGAACACGGCGCTGCTGCCGTCGCCCACTAA